A window of the Gossypium hirsutum isolate 1008001.06 chromosome A05, Gossypium_hirsutum_v2.1, whole genome shotgun sequence genome harbors these coding sequences:
- the LOC121229225 gene encoding subtilisin-like protease SBT6.1 produces the protein MHFRHTMLSAQSSFPLKSSLFILLLSLSLFHFNLSFRSSPNLTLTSDRTQPQASRANYIVRFIDYKPASEHRSYLESSLRSEGWEWIQRNNPAAKFPTDFGLLSVRDSVKESVIEEIERLGFVKDVNVDLSYSRGILSGAFENGRKRPGKIFTSMSFSEKEKHFHHSGLSNSSLNWSRHLLMQRSQVTSLFGADALWRKGIPVLKSKWLFSTLEYVLIILTSETLSLLQVSYTSWFLDAFNYAIAINMDVLNLSIGGPDYLDLPFVEKV, from the exons ATGCATTTCCGCCACACCATGCTCTCTGCTCAATCTTCGTTTCCTCTCAAATCATCCCTTTTCATTCTTCTTCTCTCCCTTTCCCTTTTCCATTTCAATCTCTCTTTCCGTTCATCCCCAAACCTAACCCTAACCTCTGATCGAACCCAACCCCAAGCTTCCCGTGCCAACTACATCGTTCGGTTCATCGATTACAAACCGGCGTCCGAACACCGTTCGTACTTAGAATCCAGCCTCCGATCCGAAGGGTGGGAGTGGATCCAGAGAAATAACCCCGCTGCTAAGTTCCCCACGGATTTTGGGTTGCTTTCGGTCAGGGATTCGGTAAAAGAATCCGTCATTGAGGAGATTGAAAGGCTGGGATTTGTTAAAGATGTCAACGTTGATTTGAGCTATAGTAGGGGTATCCTTAGTGGTGCTTTTGAGAATGGGCGAAAACGACCAGGGAAAATTTTTACTTCGATGTCGTTTAGTGAAAAAGAGAAACATTTCCACCATTCTGGTTTAAGTAATTCCTCACTGAATTGGAGTCGTCATCTTTTGATGCAG AGATCTCAAGTTACTTCCTTGTTCGGAGCGGATGCTCTTTGGAGAAAGGGTATACCGGTGCTAAAGTCAAAATGGCTATTTTCGACACTGGAATACGTGCTGATCATCCTCACTTCCGAAACATTAAG CTTATTGCAGGTATCATATACATCTTGGTTCCTTGATGCTTTCAACTATGCTATTGCAATCAACATGGATGTGCTAAACTTGAGCATAGGTGGACCTGATTACTTGGATCTCCCATTTGTAGAGAAGGTATGA
- the LOC107958759 gene encoding uncharacterized protein has protein sequence MARGLVLCSQTRTIAKLSFFLSYPKLWFKPHRHHRPCYGPHNIPSARVFCHCVNSQTLNLVDMAKYNEAFSRRMAMAGIKHHNSIALGVSGGPDSMALCVLAASWKTEGLYGVDNSGKFIDGLLAIIVDHGLRSESKDEASLVGNRVSEIGIRCKIVRCDWLNGKPKQGHLQESARDMRYKIFQDVCMQNQISVLLVAHHADDQAELFILRSSRDSGVLGLAGMAFTSQVFSSHTNFCNNDWKNHSVLLVRPLLDFSKEDMYKICQGSNRDWVEDPTNRSPLFARNRIRASLGNLLSGTFNSELQAVISACRRTRIYVDQICNSLMKQSITVMDQGYAVINLKTLNPSKIEDICLSKFITLVLQFVSQRQRPIRGSTSKLLLQYIRTIPCKISLTAAGCYICPAPGSKGFEALVCCSVYCPLPSNAESFRTFSNVEEKHCFSDELEQIIANGRSYSNNNLVTDSSQAQFLDMRSQSVLDEARRLDVISESTYRNIISLQREEVSHFKSKTDEVASGCESKQGTEHIAAFLSEPLLPGQTCYFMNRFIISWKLSKEISSNWFRGEPLSLSYLQGDCHCCCVNEDEMVAKVRTMIDADWLYLAELTKWPHSDNFEATRLPLTGKITCLDYSRLSAKVALKSLKSIPVAARKSMPLLVDDHGRLLSIPSIGFKHCPCMKASTVFKPRVPLGGGHSSFL, from the exons ATGGCGCGAGGCCTTGTCCTCTGTTCACAAACCAGAACCATCGCCAAGCTTTCCTTTTTCCTCTCGTATCCCAAATTATGGTTCAAGCCCCACCGCCACCATCGCCCCTGTTATGGACCCCATAATATACCTTCAGCGCGCGTCTTTTGTCATTGCGTTAACTCCCAAACGCTAAACTTAGTAGATATGGCTAAGTACAATGAAGCTTTCTCCAGGCGAATGGCCATGGCTGGAATCAAACACCACAACAGTATTG CTCTAGGTGTATCCGGGGGACCGGATAGCATGGCTTTGTGTGTTCTAGCTGCTAGTTGGAAAACTGAAGGCCTATATGGAGTTGACAACAGTGGCAAATTCATTGATGGTCTTTTAGCAATAATTGTTGATCATGGGCTACGTTCAGAAAGCAAAGATGAAGCAAGTTTAGTGGGAAATCGGGTTTCAGAAATCG GAATCAGATGCAAGATTGTCCGCTGTGATTGGTTGAATGGCAAGCCTAAGCAAGGTCACTTGCAAGAATCTGCTCGAGACATGAG GTATAAAATATTTCAAGATGTTTGTATGCAAAACCAGATCAGTGTTTTGCTTGTTGCTCATCATGCAGATGACCAG GCTGAGTTATTCATTCTTAGATCATCTCGTGATAGTGGGGTCCTTGGACTTGCTGGCATGGCATTCACATCTCAAGTGTTTTCCTCTCATACAAATTTTTGTAACAATGATTGGAAAAATCATAGTGTTCTTCTAGTGCGGCCTCTGCTTGATTTTTCAAAAGAAGACATGTACAAG atATGTCAAGGGAGTAACCGGGATTGGGTTGAAGATCCAACAAATCGAAGTCCATTATTTGCTCGGAATAGAATTAGGGCATCATTGGGAAATTTGTTATCAG GTACCTTTAATTCTGAGCTACAAGCAGTTATTTCTGCCTGTCGAAGAACACGCATCTATGTTGATCAAATTTGTAACAGTTTAATGAAGCAGTCCATTACCGTAATGGAT CAAGGTTATGCAGTTATCAATTTAAAGACACTTAATCCATCAAAAATTGAGGATATATGTCTGTCTAAATTTATTACATTGGTTTTACAG TTTGTTTCACAAAGGCAGAGGCCAATCAGAGGCAGTACTTCAAAATTACTGTTGCAATACATACGTACCATCCCATGCAAG atttcTCTGACTGCTGCTGGTTGCTACATTTGTCCGGCTCCTGGATCTAAGGGCTTCGAAGCTCTCGTCTGCTGCTCTGTTTATTGTCCTCTGCCTTCAAATGCAGAATCATTTCGCACATTTTCTAATGTAGAAGAAAAGCATTGCTTTTCAGATGAGCTGGAACAAATTATAGCAAATGGGAGATCATATTCTAATAATAACCTGGTCACCGATTCATCCCAAGCGCAGTTTTTGGACATGAGATCTCAGTCAGTACTAGATGAAGCCCGGAGATTAGATGTTATCAGTGAATCAACTTACAGAAACATTATTTCATTGCAAAGGGAGGAAGTCAGTCATTTTAAGTCTAAAACTGATGAAGTTGCATCTGGGTGTGAGTCAAAGCAGGGAACTGAGCATATTGCTGCATTTCTGAGTGAACCACTCCTCCCAGGGCAAACATGCTACTTTATGAACCGATTCATTATCTCATGGAAACTAAGCAAGGAAATCAGTAGCAATTGGTTTCGTGGGGAACCTCTTTCTCTTTCATATTTGCAAGGGGATTGTCATTGCTGCTGTGTAAATGAGGATGAAATGGTAGCCAAGGTACGTACCATGATTGATGCCGATTGGCTCTATCTAGCCGAGTTGACAAAGTGGCCACATTCAGATAATTTTGAAGCGACAAGACTTCCATTAACCGGTAAGATAACATGCTTGGATTATTCAAGGTTGTCAGCAAAAGTAGCTCTTAAATCACTGAAATCCATCCCAGTTGCAGCAAGAAAAAGCATGCCTTTACTGGTTGATGATCATGGACGGCTACTAAGCATCCCG AGCATTGGCTTTAAACATTGCCCTTGCATGAAGGCTTCTACTGTATTCAAGCCAAGGGTACCACTTGGAGGAGGACACAGTTCCTTTCTGTAG